From the Clavibacter phaseoli genome, one window contains:
- the galE gene encoding UDP-glucose 4-epimerase GalE, with protein MTWLVTGGAGYIGSHIVSAFARAGIDTVVLDDLSSGHASFVPDGVPFHRGSVLDRELLASILGSGDIRGVVHVAGFKYAGVSVQRPLHTYEQNVTATAVLLEEMERAGVDSIVFSSSAAVYGTTDVDLVDEATPKAPESPYGESKLIGEWLLRDQGVAKGLRHASLRYFNVVGSGDEGYFDTSPHNLFPLVFDALLDGRTPRVYGSDYPTPDGTCVRDYIHVVDLAASHVAAARRLEAGDPVEPVYCLGSGAGVSVREIMTAIAGATGIDFEPELHDRRPGDPARIVASGELAARDIDWAMRHTLDDMVTSAWRARQAGTAA; from the coding sequence ATGACATGGTTGGTCACCGGCGGCGCCGGCTACATCGGTTCGCACATCGTCTCCGCGTTCGCTCGCGCCGGCATCGACACGGTCGTCCTCGACGACCTCTCGAGCGGCCACGCGTCCTTCGTGCCGGACGGCGTGCCCTTCCACCGCGGGTCGGTGCTCGACCGGGAGCTGCTCGCGAGCATCCTCGGCTCGGGCGACATCCGCGGCGTCGTCCACGTCGCCGGGTTCAAGTACGCCGGCGTCTCCGTGCAGCGCCCGCTGCACACCTACGAGCAGAACGTCACGGCCACCGCCGTCCTGCTGGAGGAGATGGAGCGCGCGGGCGTCGACAGCATCGTGTTCTCCTCCTCCGCCGCCGTGTACGGCACGACGGACGTCGACCTCGTCGACGAGGCCACCCCGAAGGCCCCTGAATCCCCGTACGGCGAGTCCAAGCTCATCGGCGAGTGGCTCCTGCGCGACCAGGGGGTCGCCAAGGGCCTCCGCCACGCGTCGCTGCGGTACTTCAACGTCGTCGGATCCGGCGACGAGGGCTACTTCGACACCAGCCCCCACAACCTGTTCCCGCTCGTCTTCGACGCGCTGCTCGACGGACGGACGCCGCGCGTCTACGGATCCGACTACCCGACGCCCGACGGCACGTGCGTCCGCGACTACATCCACGTCGTGGACCTCGCGGCGTCGCACGTGGCCGCCGCCCGGCGGCTCGAGGCCGGCGATCCGGTCGAGCCCGTCTACTGCCTCGGCAGCGGCGCGGGCGTCAGCGTCCGCGAGATCATGACGGCGATCGCGGGCGCGACCGGCATCGACTTCGAGCCCGAGCTGCACGACCGCCGCCCCGGCGATCCGGCCCGCATCGTGGCCTCGGGAGAGCTCGCCGCGCGCGACATCGACTGGGCCATGCGGCACACCCTGGACGACATGGTCACGAGCGCCTGGCGGGCCCGCCAGGCCGGCACTGCGGCCTAG
- a CDS encoding O-antigen ligase family protein, producing the protein MPTASRRALRSFATFVLVTTFAGDMWRDSLSWWGFGAIALAVLVTCITLLARSRPLPRLRVLPVPLLAFTGIAMLSIAWSQYRAESALGVLIQLSTSIAALTLVVLLSWSEIVQALGRAFRVILGLSLAFELFVAVVVRQPVMPFFTDYGPRAPAAFAWTRGELLSGGRIQGVVGNANLLAMVALLGLIVFSLQYAARTVDRRRAALWIAVALLTLALTGSSTVLVALLMTGMVAVLALIARRVGLRGRLALAGGVVVAAAVGAGVVVTRTSEVFELLGRSPDLTGRFEIWESVIGLAQQHPVIGWGWIGYWAPWVKPFEGLAVRSGVTYLQAHDAYLDVFLQLGVLGALVLVCLVVTTYVRSWWAAIDRPQHRRDRVEPYSALALAPLLLMTALAVQSLAESRLLYEGNWLLLVVIAIATRSGMVAREDVPGPVDSRRRPRPVAPGVAAPGAGDAGAAGPGAAEVGAPVDRGPAPASASRAAASPATASPPASVALAGPSAAPAAGPHDPDAA; encoded by the coding sequence ATGCCCACCGCCAGCCGCCGAGCCCTCCGGAGCTTCGCGACCTTCGTCCTCGTCACCACGTTCGCCGGTGACATGTGGCGCGACAGCCTCAGCTGGTGGGGCTTCGGCGCCATCGCGCTCGCGGTGCTGGTCACCTGCATCACGCTGCTCGCGCGCTCGCGGCCCCTGCCGCGCCTGCGCGTGCTCCCCGTCCCGCTCCTCGCGTTCACGGGGATCGCGATGCTGTCGATCGCGTGGTCGCAGTACCGGGCCGAGTCGGCGCTCGGCGTGCTCATCCAGCTGTCGACGTCCATCGCGGCGCTGACGCTCGTCGTGCTGCTGTCGTGGTCGGAGATCGTCCAGGCGCTCGGCCGCGCGTTCCGCGTCATCCTCGGGCTGTCGCTCGCCTTCGAGCTGTTCGTCGCCGTCGTGGTGCGCCAGCCGGTCATGCCGTTCTTCACGGACTACGGGCCGCGCGCGCCGGCCGCCTTCGCGTGGACCCGCGGGGAGCTCCTCAGCGGCGGCCGGATCCAGGGCGTCGTCGGCAACGCCAACCTGCTCGCCATGGTGGCGCTGCTCGGCCTCATCGTCTTCTCGCTGCAGTACGCGGCGCGCACCGTCGACCGGAGGCGCGCGGCGCTCTGGATCGCGGTCGCCCTCCTCACCCTCGCCCTCACGGGGAGCTCGACCGTGCTGGTGGCGCTCCTCATGACCGGCATGGTCGCGGTGCTCGCGCTCATCGCGCGTCGCGTCGGCCTGCGGGGGCGGCTCGCGCTGGCGGGCGGCGTCGTGGTGGCCGCGGCGGTCGGCGCGGGCGTCGTCGTCACGCGCACCTCGGAGGTCTTCGAGCTGCTCGGCCGCTCGCCCGACCTCACCGGCCGCTTCGAGATCTGGGAGTCCGTCATCGGGCTCGCGCAGCAGCACCCCGTCATCGGCTGGGGCTGGATCGGCTACTGGGCCCCCTGGGTCAAGCCGTTCGAGGGCCTCGCCGTGCGCAGCGGCGTCACCTACCTCCAGGCGCACGACGCCTACCTCGACGTCTTCCTGCAGCTCGGCGTCCTGGGCGCCCTCGTCCTCGTCTGCCTCGTCGTCACGACGTACGTCCGCTCGTGGTGGGCCGCCATCGACCGGCCGCAGCACCGGCGCGACCGGGTCGAGCCGTACTCCGCGCTCGCGCTCGCGCCGCTGCTGCTCATGACCGCGCTCGCCGTGCAGAGCCTCGCGGAGAGCCGGCTGCTGTACGAAGGGAACTGGCTCCTGCTCGTCGTCATCGCGATCGCGACGCGCTCCGGCATGGTCGCTCGCGAGGACGTCCCCGGACCCGTGGACTCCCGGCGGCGGCCCCGCCCGGTCGCCCCCGGCGTGGCCGCGCCGGGCGCCGGGGACGCGGGCGCCGCCGGGCCCGGCGCTGCGGAGGTCGGGGCCCCGGTCGACCGCGGCCCCGCGCCGGCGTCCGCATCCCGGGCCGCCGCCTCGCCCGCGACCGCGTCGCCGCCCGCCTCCGTCGCGCTGGCCGGCCCCTCCGCCGCTCCCGCCGCCGGCCCCCACGATCCCGACGCCGCGTGA
- a CDS encoding acyl-CoA dehydrogenase family protein gives MSLTPLIGDFYGYESRLGDREKESLADLRAYLETEVRPHVNGLWARAEFPRHVVAGLAERGIFGMPFAETRPFENSAVYRGWAALELGRIDASIATVVGMQSGLVMGSVAVAGSPEQRAEWLPRFASGEILGSFGLTEPLSGSDSARGLRTVATRRGDEWSITGAKRWIGNGTISDVTVIWAKDADDGQVKGFLVPNDSPGFRATRIEDKQALRIVQNADIELDGVIVPERNRLQNSRSFADTAAVLRLTRAEVAWAAIGISIGAYEAAVAYAGERQQFGKPLGAHQLIQDLLVRSLGNITASIGLVTRASEMVDEGTQSDEHSALAKAYATSRMRETVAWCREAFGGNGIVLDYDVARFFADAEAIYSYEGTREMNTLIVGRAITGHAAFV, from the coding sequence GTGTCCCTCACCCCCCTCATCGGCGACTTCTACGGCTACGAGTCCCGCCTCGGCGACCGGGAGAAGGAGTCCCTCGCCGACCTCCGCGCCTACCTCGAGACCGAGGTCCGGCCGCACGTCAACGGGCTGTGGGCCCGCGCCGAGTTCCCCCGCCACGTGGTCGCCGGCCTCGCCGAGCGCGGCATCTTCGGCATGCCGTTCGCCGAGACGCGCCCGTTCGAGAACTCGGCCGTGTACCGCGGCTGGGCCGCGCTCGAGCTCGGCCGCATCGACGCGAGCATCGCCACCGTGGTCGGCATGCAGAGCGGGCTCGTGATGGGCAGCGTCGCCGTCGCCGGATCCCCCGAGCAGCGCGCCGAGTGGCTGCCGCGCTTCGCGTCCGGCGAGATCCTCGGGTCCTTCGGGCTCACCGAGCCGCTGTCCGGGTCCGACTCCGCCCGGGGCCTCCGCACCGTCGCGACGCGGCGCGGCGACGAGTGGAGCATCACGGGCGCCAAGCGCTGGATCGGCAACGGCACCATCAGCGACGTCACGGTCATCTGGGCCAAGGACGCCGACGACGGCCAGGTGAAGGGCTTCCTCGTCCCCAACGACTCCCCCGGCTTCCGCGCCACGCGGATCGAGGACAAGCAGGCGCTGCGCATCGTGCAGAACGCCGACATCGAGCTCGACGGCGTCATCGTGCCCGAGCGCAACCGCCTGCAGAACTCGCGGTCGTTCGCCGACACGGCCGCCGTGCTGCGCCTCACGCGCGCCGAGGTGGCGTGGGCCGCCATCGGCATCTCGATCGGCGCCTACGAGGCGGCCGTCGCGTACGCGGGCGAGCGCCAGCAGTTCGGCAAGCCGCTCGGCGCGCACCAGCTGATCCAGGACCTCCTCGTCCGCAGCCTCGGCAACATCACGGCGTCCATCGGCCTCGTGACGCGCGCGTCCGAGATGGTGGACGAGGGCACCCAGTCGGACGAGCACTCGGCCCTCGCCAAGGCCTACGCCACGAGCCGGATGCGCGAGACCGTCGCCTGGTGCCGCGAGGCCTTCGGCGGCAACGGCATCGTGCTCGACTACGACGTGGCGCGCTTCTTCGCCGACGCCGAGGCCATCTACTCCTACGAGGGCACCCGCGAGATGAACACGCTCATCGTCGGCCGGGCGATCACGGGGCACGCGGCCTTCGTCTGA
- the manA gene encoding mannose-6-phosphate isomerase, class I, with protein sequence MFTALANTPRDYAWGSRTAIAELLGREPSGGPEAELWLGAHDGSPTRVVDPSTVGGARTLSEWIHADPATTLGPLASGLRPGDGPGLPFLLKVLAAGGPLSLQAHPDLHRARLGFRDEEERGVPIDAPHRNYKDPLHKPELVYALSDEFHALCGFRPLAEVRDVFTLLLTLDASGPDSDPAVIRTVLSRLTGSEADVLRDAFAFLMGGGSEVRRLVDRVTLLASLASDRQCREFATEMRTVRELAEAYPGDPGIVTSLLLNRVTLRRGEALYLPAGNIHAYLHGLGIELMAASDNVLRGGLTPKHVDVPELLDVLEFQALPVPYLAPEHAAPGVELYRPDVPDFLLARIAPATRDAADGDAGASVVEVDGPAIVLCTAGEVTLRGEASTVVIRRGDAVFVTPDEGRLVVTGEGEAFLATTPAPAAGDDAA encoded by the coding sequence GTGTTCACTGCCCTCGCCAACACCCCCCGCGACTACGCATGGGGGTCCCGCACCGCCATCGCCGAGCTCCTCGGCCGCGAGCCGTCCGGGGGCCCGGAGGCCGAGCTGTGGCTCGGCGCGCACGACGGCTCGCCGACCCGCGTGGTCGACCCGTCGACGGTCGGCGGCGCGCGGACGCTGTCCGAGTGGATCCACGCGGACCCCGCGACGACGCTCGGCCCGCTCGCCTCCGGCCTCCGCCCGGGCGACGGCCCCGGCCTCCCGTTCCTCCTCAAGGTGCTCGCCGCGGGCGGCCCGCTCTCCCTGCAGGCGCACCCGGACCTGCACCGCGCCCGCCTCGGCTTCCGGGACGAGGAGGAGCGCGGCGTCCCGATCGACGCGCCGCACCGCAACTACAAGGACCCGCTGCACAAGCCCGAGCTCGTCTACGCGCTGAGCGACGAGTTCCACGCCCTCTGCGGCTTCCGCCCGCTCGCCGAGGTGCGCGACGTCTTCACCCTGCTGCTCACGCTCGACGCGTCGGGGCCCGACTCCGACCCGGCCGTGATCCGCACGGTCCTGTCGCGCCTGACCGGCTCCGAGGCGGACGTGCTGCGCGACGCGTTCGCCTTCCTCATGGGCGGCGGATCCGAGGTGCGCCGCCTCGTCGACCGCGTCACGCTGCTCGCGAGCCTCGCCTCCGACCGGCAGTGCCGCGAGTTCGCGACGGAGATGCGCACCGTGCGCGAGCTCGCGGAGGCGTACCCCGGCGATCCCGGCATCGTCACCTCCCTGCTACTCAACCGCGTGACGCTGCGCCGCGGCGAGGCGCTCTACCTGCCCGCGGGGAACATCCACGCGTACCTGCACGGCCTCGGGATCGAGCTCATGGCGGCGTCCGACAACGTGCTGCGCGGCGGCCTCACGCCCAAGCACGTCGACGTGCCCGAGCTCCTCGACGTGCTCGAGTTCCAGGCGCTGCCCGTGCCGTACCTCGCGCCCGAGCACGCGGCGCCGGGCGTCGAGCTGTACCGGCCGGACGTGCCCGACTTCCTGCTCGCGCGGATCGCGCCGGCCACGCGCGACGCGGCCGACGGCGACGCGGGCGCGAGCGTGGTCGAGGTCGACGGGCCCGCCATCGTCCTCTGCACCGCGGGCGAGGTGACGCTCCGCGGCGAGGCCTCGACCGTCGTGATCCGCCGCGGCGACGCCGTCTTCGTCACGCCCGACGAGGGCCGGCTCGTCGTGACGGGGGAGGGCGAGGCGTTCCTCGCGACGACGCCGGCGCCCGCCGCGGGCGACGACGCCGCGTGA